The genomic window GGTTCGAGCGTCGTCTCGAGCGCGGCGGCGGCGTTGAGGAAGGGGCCCTGGTCGGGCGGGCCGCCCACCGGCGCGGTCTCGTAGTACCGGCTGACGGCCGAAACCCGGCTCCCGGGCAGGCGGCCGAGGGATTCGACCGCCGCGTCGAGGATCGCGCGGCGGTCGCCCAGGTTGGACCCCATTCCGATGTACGCGGGCGTGCCCATTCGGACCTCGGATCGGGGCCCGTCGGATCGGGATGGTCGTCTACAGCGAGAGCTTGCCGATGCGGTCCACGGCCTCGAGGAGCCTCGGCGTTTCCACGGTGAGCGCCGCGCGGATGTAGCCGTCGGCCGTCCGGCCGAAGCCCAGGCCCGGGGTCGTCACGACGTTCGCCTCGTCGAGGAGGCGGCCGCAGAGCTCGGTGGAGGTGTAGCCGGCGGGGCAGGGGATCCAGACGTAGAACGTGGCCTCGGGCGTCGGGACGTCCCAGCCGAGCTTCTTGAGGGCGCCCACGAACGCGTCGCGACGCTCCTTGTAGAGGGCCCGGATGGGGGGCGTGAGGGTGGCGTACTCGTCCAGCGCGGTCTTCGCGGCGAACTGGATCGCGGTGAAGATGCCGGAGTCGGTGTTGGCCTTCACCTGGCCGAGGGCGGCGATCAGGGGCGCCCCGCCGATGGCGAATCCGACGCGCCAGCCGGTCATGTTGAAGGTCTTGGAGAGGCTGTGGAACTCGATGGCGACGTCCTTCGCGCCGGGCACCTGGAGGATGCTCGGGACGGGCGAGTCGAAGTACATCTCGTTGTAGGCGGCGTCCTGGGCCACGACGAAGTCGTGGGCCCGGGCGAGGTTGACGACCCGTTCGAAGTAGGGCAGGTCGGCGGTGCCGCCGGTCGGGTTGTTCGGGTAGTTGAGGAACATCAGGCGGGCCAGCCGCAGGACGTCGGCCGGGATGGCGTCGAGGTCCGGGCGGAACCCGTGCGACCGCTCCAGGGGCATCGTGTACACATCGGCGCCGGCGAACATGCTGCTCGAACGGTAGACCGGGTAGCACGGGTCGGGGACGAGGCTGATCTCCTGCGGGTTGAGCACGGCCAGGGGCAGGTGGGCGATCCCCTCCTTGGAGCCGATCAGCGGCAGGATCTCGGAGGCCGGGTCGAGTTCGATCCCGTAGCGGGCCTTGCAGAAGGCGGCGATCGACTCCCGGAGCTCGGGCGCGCCCTGGTCGAGGGCGTACTGGTGGAAGGCCGGATTCTCGACGTGGTGCTGGAGGCTCCGGATGATCGGCGCCGGGGTGGGCCGGTCGGGGTCGCCGACGCCGAGGTTGATCACGTCGCGGCCGGCGGCGATGGCGGCCTTCTTCTTCCTGTCGATCTCGGCGAACAGATAAGGGGGAAGCTTCTGGAGCCGCTCTGACTTCACGAAGGAGGGAGTCGCCATCGAGCCGTACGTCCTTCTGCCGGGGCTTGCCTTGGGGTCTTTGGTCGGTCGGGTCGGGTCGGAACGCGGTCGGTCGGGCGATCGGGCCGATCAGCCCGCCATGACCTCCTCGGGGATGTTGTCGTTCGCGTAGACGTTCTGGATGTCGTCATTCTCGTCCAGGACGTCGCGGAGCTTGAGCATCTTCCTGCCGGCCTCGACGTCCAGGTCCACGTAGTTGGTCGGGATGTAGCTCGTCTCGGCGCTCTCGGTCGGGATCTTGGCGTCCTCGAGGGCCTTGCGGACGGCTTCGAACACCTTCGGGTCGCAGGTGACCTCGTAGAGGCCTTCCACCAGCTCGACGTCGTCGGCCCCCGCCTCGAGTGCGACCTCCATTAGCTGTTCCTCGGCGGCGTTCTTCGGGTCGACGACGAAGAGGCCCTTGAAGTTGAAGAGGTAGCTCACGCAGCCGCTGCCGCCCAGGTTGCCCCCGGCGAGCTCGAAGGCGCGGCGGAGCTCGCCGGCGGTCCGGTTCCGGTTGTCCGTCAGGGCCTCGCAGAGGACGGCCACGCCGCCGGGTCCGTAGCCCTCGTAGAGGACCTCTTCGAAGTTCTCGGCGCCGAGCTCGCCGGTGGCCTTCTTGATCGACCGCTCGATGTTGTCCTTGGGGCAGCTGAAGGACCGGGCCTTGTCGATCGCGTAGCGGAGGCGGATATTGGCGGCCGGGTCGCCCCCGCCCACGCGAGCGGCCACGTAGATGGCGCGGCAGAGCTTGCTGAAGAGCTTGCCCCGCTTGGCGTCGACGAGCCCCTTGCGGTGGGCGATGTTGGCCGAATGGGAATGTCCTGCCATCTCGAACGGAGCTCCTCCGGGGATCGTCGATCGTCGCGATGCGGGTCGGGTCGGATCACGCGCGGCCGGGCGACGCGGCCGCGCCAGGGCCTCCCCCCACGGGCGTCAGGGGGTGTGGTCGCTGGAAGCCTTGGGCGTGCTGCCCAGCTGCTTCAGCGACTGGATCTTCTTGCGGATCTCGGGCAGGCGCCTGTCGGGCGGGACGGCCTTGGCGGCGATCGTCTCGGCGTCGGCCCAGACTTCCCGGGCCTTGTCGACCTGGTTCAGCCGGAGGTAGACGTCGCCGAGGTGCTCGCGGATGGTCGCGTCCGGGGGGGACGCACCGGACTTCTCCTTGGCCTTCTGGAGCTCCACCGCCCTGGTCAGCGGATCGAGGGCCTCGCCGGCCTTGCCGCGCTTGAAGAGCACCCAGCCGAGGCTGTCCAGATACGCCGAATTGTCCGGCTCCTCCTGGACGGCCTTGCGGATCATGGATTCTGCCTTCTCCAGGTTCTTGCCCTGGTCGGCGTAGAGGTAGCCGAGGTCGTTGTTCACCCCGGGGTCGTCGGGCGATTTCTGGTAGAGGACCTCCAGCTCGGCCTCGCCCCGGGCGTAGTCGCCCTGGTTGACGTAGATGATCGAGAGGTTCGAGTGGCAGATCCGGACGATGGTGTCGTTGGCCGAGAACCGCTTCAGCAGGTCCTGGAAGACGCCGATGGCCTCCTCGTTGCGGCCGAACTTGGTCAGGATGGCGCCCAGGGCGAACAGGAACTTGGGGTTGTCGCCGTCCGACTTGACCACCTTGCGGAGGATGTCCACGGCCTCGTCCACCTTCCCGGATTCGCCCAGGATGTCGGCGAGGACGGACTGGACCTCCAGGTCGT from Aquisphaera giovannonii includes these protein-coding regions:
- a CDS encoding LL-diaminopimelate aminotransferase, with protein sequence MATPSFVKSERLQKLPPYLFAEIDRKKKAAIAAGRDVINLGVGDPDRPTPAPIIRSLQHHVENPAFHQYALDQGAPELRESIAAFCKARYGIELDPASEILPLIGSKEGIAHLPLAVLNPQEISLVPDPCYPVYRSSSMFAGADVYTMPLERSHGFRPDLDAIPADVLRLARLMFLNYPNNPTGGTADLPYFERVVNLARAHDFVVAQDAAYNEMYFDSPVPSILQVPGAKDVAIEFHSLSKTFNMTGWRVGFAIGGAPLIAALGQVKANTDSGIFTAIQFAAKTALDEYATLTPPIRALYKERRDAFVGALKKLGWDVPTPEATFYVWIPCPAGYTSTELCGRLLDEANVVTTPGLGFGRTADGYIRAALTVETPRLLEAVDRIGKLSL
- a CDS encoding YebC/PmpR family DNA-binding transcriptional regulator gives rise to the protein MAGHSHSANIAHRKGLVDAKRGKLFSKLCRAIYVAARVGGGDPAANIRLRYAIDKARSFSCPKDNIERSIKKATGELGAENFEEVLYEGYGPGGVAVLCEALTDNRNRTAGELRRAFELAGGNLGGSGCVSYLFNFKGLFVVDPKNAAEEQLMEVALEAGADDVELVEGLYEVTCDPKVFEAVRKALEDAKIPTESAETSYIPTNYVDLDVEAGRKMLKLRDVLDENDDIQNVYANDNIPEEVMAG